ACTTTGACAGTTCAGCGCGCCGGTTTCTACTTGCAGGTTCGTCCCCTCCCACCCGGACTTGTATTTGCATACGAAGCCACGCCCACCACGCCTTCGATGTAGCCTGCCAGGAGGCGGGGCTGAGAATGCAAATTAGGTCCGCGGCGGCCTGATTTGCATTCTCAGCCCCGCCTCCGACTTCCTGTTCTAGGCGCGTTGACTAGCAGCATGTGGAACCAAGCCCCGCCTCTTCGTTTACATACCACACCACGCCCCCAGCATGTGATTTGCGTGCGCGGCCCCACCCCCTGGCTTTTATTTGCATGTTCAGCCCCGCCCCGGCGGAATAGCTGCCCTAAGTAGTTGCCCTTCTGGTTGGTGTTTCGCATATGCAGCCCCGCCTCCCGTTGATTATTTGCATAAGCCCGCCCACTGGCAGCCCATTTGCCCAAGAGATCCCGCTTcctcgttttgttttgtttttttactaagCCACGTCCCCGGATAATAATTTGCATGCAAACCCCGCCTCCAAGCGCCCGTGTTAAGCCCATCAAGATTCCCGCTTCCTGGTTGGTTACTTGCATGTCCAGCCCCGCCCCCAACGGAGTAGCTGCACCTGTAGTCCTGGTTGGGGCTTTGCAAGTGTAGCCCCGCCTCCCGGAAGCTGTTTGCATGCGAAGCCCCGCCTTCGCTGGGCCTTGAGCTGGTCAGGGAAGGGACCAGCAGCCATCCTGCAGCCCACTGGCCCTCCAGGCTgcattcttcattttgttttgttttttcttgttgttgttggtggtggtggtggttcttttcttttgggggccacatgcccaggggttcctcctggctctgcacatagaaatcactcctggcggtgctcaggggagcgGAAGAAGATGCAGGGGACAGAACCAGCAGGGCAAAGCATCCTTTGATACCTCCAGCGTCCTTCGAGCTCCAGGGCATGCAGGAAACATCCCACCACTAAGAGACTGGGAACAGGCTGCAGGTGGGCACGTTCAGTCGGGCCCAACTGGGCCTCTGCAGACTAGCCAGGACCACGAGGCCCTCCTGGGGGCTGCCACGACTGCAGGAGACACCCCGAGTGTCCACAGCCCCGCAGCCCAGTGTAGAGTGAGATGTCATCGGGACGCAGATCTGGGCATTTATGAATAGGATCCGGGATGCTACAGGCTGGTCACGCTGTGCTGGTGGGGCTCCAGCTCCGGCTCCCGCTGCTGGCTGCAGGCCTGGGAAGGTGGCAGGCCGGTTCTGGGGTCCCCTTGGGGCTGGGCCGTGACCCCCTGGTGCCCCGTGTCCATGACGCCCAGCACAGCGTCCAGCATGGAGGGCCCAAGGTCCAGGTGGAAGGTCAGTAGTGGGTCGGCGGCGGATGGTGGCGGGGGAGCGGCCAGGGGCTCCCCGGGCTGAGGCTGGGCCTCGGGGGGCGACCCCCTGGCCTGGTGGTGGCCCAGGAAGGAGGTGTCCCCAAAGGTGTCACCGCCGCGCCCCACGTGCAGCGTGTGGCGAAAGTCGCCTAGGGGGGCCGAGATGGACGCGCTGGACAGGGCCCCACGCTCCAGTCGCTTCTTGGGCTGCTGTGGCACCGGGCCCAGCTGCTTCAGCCCCGGCATCTGTGGGTTGAGGGTGGACGAGTGACTTCCCGACACCTCAAGTGCACGCCCTGCATCCCCCCATCCTTCTCAGATCCCTCTCTGTGCCCAGACCCACTTTACAGCCAGGGGGGAACCCGAGGCTTGCAGAATTGTGGGTTTTctttgggtcacgcccggtggtactcaggttactcctggctctgcactcagaaatcgctcctggcagactcaggagactatgtgggatgccggggattgaacccgtgttcatcctggatcagctgtgtgcaaggcaaatgccctaccactatgctatctctccagcctcagaattGTAGGTTTTCTTAATGGTCTGTTTTTGAGCTCACAGCTTCCTGATTTAATGCTCAAAGTCAAGCCAACAGTTTGTCCTGTGGATTCACTAAAGGAAAGGACATGGGGCTTTCAAAAGGCTGGTACCAAAGCCTAaacgacagcacagtggggagagcatttgccttgcacacagcctaccagggttggattcctggtatcacacaggttccccaaagcctgccaggagtgattcctgcgcaTAGGTCCAGGAGTTAAGACCTGAgctgccactgggtatggccctaaaagcaataataataataacaatagacCCTCTAGTGAACCCGAGCAGTAGCACAGctaggagagcatttgccttgcatgcagcctacccaggttgaatcccaggcatcccatagggtcctcatagcctgccaagagtgatccctgagtgcagaggcaggaataacccctgagcaccgctgggtgtggaccaactgccaaaaacaacaaaaaccaaagcaagaACCACCAGCCCCTGCTCTGTGTGCCCCAGATTAGGCCAGACAGTCCATCTTGGATGAGGCGGACTGTGACCGTCTGGAACTGTGGACAATATTGGAGGCCCCAAGAATGTGAAAACATATCTATCTAGatttcactggtggtgggattggtgttggaaattgaatgcctgaaatgactgtattatgagcaacttagCAAGTCACAGTGTTAcagtaaacaaaattaaaaatagggccgagacccagagagatagaatggaggtaaggcgttgccttgtatgcagaaggacagtgtttccacccggcattccatatggtcccccgagccttccaggagcaattactgagtgtagagagccaggaggaacctctgagtgctgccgggtgtgacccaaaaacaaacaaactaacaaaaaaaataggggccggagggatagcacacca
This window of the Suncus etruscus isolate mSunEtr1 chromosome 14, mSunEtr1.pri.cur, whole genome shotgun sequence genome carries:
- the CDC42EP5 gene encoding cdc42 effector protein 5: MPGLKQLGPVPQQPKKRLERGALSSASISAPLGDFRHTLHVGRGGDTFGDTSFLGHHQARGSPPEAQPQPGEPLAAPPPPSAADPLLTFHLDLGPSMLDAVLGVMDTGHQGVTAQPQGDPRTGLPPSQACSQQREPELEPHQHSVTSL